From the genome of Spirochaetota bacterium, one region includes:
- a CDS encoding bifunctional riboflavin kinase/FAD synthetase, translating into MTVLYNVSERDEVFKNPVITIGSFDGVHSGHRAIFDRMLELAQSLNGEAIVFTFSEHPRKLLTPHTPPKILTTAVEKIHAIEQAGISNIVMMPFTHEIAALTAEEFLYKIVFYHIGKAHIVVGYDHAFGKGRQGDFEFLKGLALREGFIVERVEPVCVQSRPVSSSWIRTEIEDGNIGLANMLLGRPYTLRGTVVKGQMRGRLLGYPTANIFPDDPDKIIPKDGVYAVKVYTKGKLYHGMLNIGTNPTFENTERTIEVHIFDFDADIYGQTLEVFFIERIRDEKRFGSVTELKEQLHNDKLTSEKILAGG; encoded by the coding sequence ATGACGGTACTGTATAACGTATCTGAGCGTGATGAAGTTTTTAAAAATCCTGTAATTACCATAGGAAGTTTTGATGGAGTTCATAGCGGGCACAGGGCTATATTTGACCGTATGCTGGAACTTGCGCAGTCATTAAACGGGGAAGCGATAGTCTTTACATTCAGTGAACACCCCCGGAAACTTTTAACACCACACACGCCACCCAAGATATTGACAACAGCTGTTGAAAAAATCCATGCAATTGAACAGGCTGGTATCAGCAATATTGTCATGATGCCCTTTACCCATGAGATTGCAGCTCTAACAGCAGAGGAATTTTTATATAAGATTGTTTTTTACCATATAGGGAAAGCACATATTGTGGTAGGATATGATCATGCGTTTGGGAAAGGAAGGCAGGGAGATTTTGAATTTTTAAAAGGGTTGGCATTACGTGAAGGGTTTATAGTTGAGCGTGTTGAACCGGTTTGTGTACAGTCGCGCCCGGTATCTTCATCATGGATACGCACCGAGATTGAGGATGGAAACATTGGACTGGCAAATATGCTTTTGGGGAGACCCTATACCTTACGCGGTACCGTGGTCAAAGGGCAGATGCGGGGGCGGCTTTTAGGATATCCTACAGCCAACATTTTCCCTGATGATCCCGATAAGATAATTCCAAAGGATGGAGTGTATGCAGTAAAGGTATACACCAAAGGCAAGCTGTATCATGGTATGCTTAACATTGGTACCAACCCAACATTTGAAAACACTGAACGAACAATTGAAGTTCATATATTTGATTTTGATGCAGATATTTATGGCCAAACCCTTGAGGTGTTTTTTATTGAACGCATTCGTGATGAGAAGCGGTTTGGTTCTGTTACTGAACTTAAGGAGCAACTGCATAATGATAAGCTGACCAGTGAAAAAATATTAGCTGGAGGCTGA